A genomic window from Deltaproteobacteria bacterium includes:
- a CDS encoding ABC transporter ATP-binding protein: protein MAPLLTVEHLTIEAFDDGRWKPIVNDISLTLERGEVLGLIGESGAGKSTIGLAAMGYTRPGCRLVSGSIVFDGIEVTGLSEQARRQLRGTRIAYVAQSAAASFNPAHQLIKQFAEAPVQHGLMSFSEAEKRAVELYRQLELPEPERIGYRYPHQVSGGQLQRAMVAMALAGRPDLIVFDEPTTALDVTTQIEVLAAIKHVIEQLNTAAIYISHDLAVVAQVADRMMVLRYGNLIEEGPTRELLERAEQDYTRRLLSVRTLRGEKEQAGRYTDVVLEVERVSACYRKGVKVIDDVSLRIRRGRTVAVVGESGSGKTTLARVITGLLPALEGRIVFAGEEMPSHLRLRNRESLRRLQMIYQMPDTALNPRQKVRKILGRPLEFYFGIKGSQKEERIGELLDMVELSEKYIDRYPPELSGGEKQRLCLARALAANPDLIICDEVTSALDALVAEEVLKLLQRLQDELGVSYLFITHDLATVKAIADEMVVMLRGRIVEQGSKREVLTPPHHEYTGLLLSSVPEMDPDWLDSLLEAREARREPISP from the coding sequence GTGGCGCCGCTACTGACTGTCGAACACCTGACAATAGAGGCCTTTGATGACGGGCGGTGGAAGCCGATTGTCAACGACATAAGTCTGACCCTTGAGCGGGGCGAGGTGCTCGGTCTGATCGGTGAATCCGGTGCGGGTAAATCGACCATCGGGCTTGCCGCCATGGGCTATACACGGCCGGGCTGCCGCCTGGTCTCCGGTTCGATTGTTTTCGATGGCATCGAAGTGACCGGTCTGTCGGAACAGGCAAGGCGACAGCTCAGAGGTACCCGTATCGCCTATGTAGCCCAGAGCGCCGCTGCCTCGTTCAACCCCGCGCATCAGCTCATCAAGCAATTCGCGGAAGCCCCTGTTCAGCACGGCCTGATGAGTTTCTCTGAGGCGGAGAAGAGGGCCGTTGAACTCTACCGCCAGCTTGAGCTTCCTGAACCTGAAAGGATCGGTTACCGTTATCCCCATCAGGTCTCCGGCGGCCAGCTACAGCGTGCCATGGTGGCCATGGCCCTGGCCGGCCGCCCGGATCTCATCGTCTTTGACGAACCCACCACCGCCCTCGATGTCACCACCCAGATAGAGGTACTGGCTGCCATTAAGCACGTCATAGAACAGTTGAATACGGCGGCCATCTACATCAGCCATGATTTGGCCGTTGTGGCGCAGGTGGCCGACCGGATGATGGTTTTGCGATACGGCAATCTGATCGAAGAAGGTCCTACCAGGGAGCTCCTGGAGCGTGCCGAGCAGGATTACACGAGACGGCTTCTGTCTGTCCGGACTCTCAGGGGGGAAAAGGAGCAGGCCGGCAGGTACACCGATGTTGTTCTGGAAGTCGAAAGGGTTTCAGCATGTTATAGGAAGGGCGTCAAGGTTATAGACGATGTCAGTCTGAGAATCCGCCGCGGCAGGACCGTGGCCGTGGTGGGTGAATCAGGGAGCGGAAAGACCACCCTGGCCCGGGTGATAACCGGCCTGCTTCCGGCCTTGGAGGGGAGAATCGTTTTTGCCGGGGAGGAAATGCCCTCCCATTTGCGGCTCCGGAATCGCGAGAGTCTGAGACGACTGCAGATGATCTACCAGATGCCCGATACGGCTCTCAACCCCCGGCAGAAGGTGAGGAAGATCCTGGGGCGTCCCCTGGAATTCTATTTCGGGATTAAGGGGAGCCAGAAGGAGGAGAGAATCGGAGAGCTTCTCGATATGGTGGAACTCTCGGAGAAATACATAGACCGGTACCCTCCGGAGCTGTCAGGGGGCGAGAAACAGAGGCTCTGCCTCGCCCGGGCCCTGGCGGCCAATCCTGATCTGATCATCTGCGATGAGGTTACTTCGGCTCTGGACGCCCTTGTGGCCGAGGAGGTGCTGAAACTGCTCCAGCGCCTTCAGGACGAACTGGGTGTCTCGTATCTCTTTATCACCCACGACTTGGCCACCGTGAAGGCCATAGCAGATGAAATGGTCGTCATGTTGCGGGGGAGAATCGTTGAACAGGGGTCAAAACGGGAAGTTCTGACGCCGCCCCACCATGAATACACGGGCCTCTTGCTCTCTTCCGTACCGGAGATGGATCCGGACTGGCTTGACAGTCTCCTGGAGGCACGGGAAGCTCGCCGGGAACCCATTTCCCCCTGA
- a CDS encoding ABC transporter permease yields the protein MFLRFLRRSPLSAKIGLGIVLLNVVACVLAPVLSPYGETEIAADVWLPPSRANPLGTDQLGRDMLTRLLYGARNTISLALVITVLSFSIGIISGFLAGVVGGWVDQLLSRVVDIIMAFPTLIFALMILSVLGTSLPILIAVIAILDSTRVYRLSRALGMDIEVMEYVEVARLRGEGLWWVMRHEILPNAWPPLLAEFGMRFCFVFLFIAALSFLGLGIQPPTADWGGMVRENAGAITFGILTPIWPAGSIAFLTIGVNLVVDWFLYQAGLSRDQL from the coding sequence GTGTTTCTAAGATTTCTCAGAAGATCCCCCTTGAGCGCAAAGATCGGGCTCGGAATCGTCCTGCTCAACGTGGTGGCCTGTGTATTGGCACCGGTCCTGTCCCCTTACGGTGAAACCGAAATCGCCGCCGATGTCTGGCTGCCTCCGAGCAGAGCCAATCCCCTGGGTACCGATCAGCTGGGACGGGACATGCTTACCCGTTTGCTCTATGGTGCGCGCAACACCATATCTCTGGCCCTTGTCATAACGGTACTCTCCTTTTCCATCGGGATTATCTCGGGCTTTCTTGCAGGGGTGGTGGGGGGCTGGGTCGACCAGTTGCTGAGCCGGGTGGTGGACATCATCATGGCCTTTCCAACTCTGATCTTTGCCCTGATGATTCTTTCGGTGCTCGGGACGTCCCTACCGATTCTGATCGCGGTGATCGCGATTCTCGACTCTACGCGGGTATATCGCCTTTCCCGGGCCCTGGGCATGGATATCGAAGTCATGGAGTACGTGGAAGTGGCCCGGCTGCGCGGTGAAGGGCTGTGGTGGGTGATGCGGCATGAAATCCTGCCCAATGCCTGGCCGCCTCTGCTGGCTGAATTCGGCATGCGCTTCTGTTTCGTCTTTCTTTTCATCGCTGCCCTGAGTTTCTTGGGCCTCGGCATCCAGCCGCCCACGGCGGACTGGGGAGGCATGGTACGGGAGAATGCCGGGGCGATTACATTTGGAATCCTCACTCCCATATGGCCTGCAGGATCGATTGCATTCCTGACGATCGGGGTCAATCTTGTGGTAGACTGGTTTCTTTACCAGGCCGGCCTGTCGCGGGATCAACTTTGA